One genomic segment of Kordiimonas sp. SCSIO 12603 includes these proteins:
- a CDS encoding VOC family protein: MFSHIMLGADDMEKSRKFYDAIMEVLGHKPGFMDDKGRCFYMEKSGIFSLSVPINGEPASGGNGSTIGFVAENPETIDKWHEVGLANGGTTLEDPPGVREGAGGKLYLAYLRDPSGNKICALHRLA; encoded by the coding sequence ATGTTCAGTCACATTATGCTCGGCGCAGATGATATGGAAAAATCGCGCAAATTCTATGATGCCATTATGGAAGTGCTTGGCCACAAACCTGGCTTTATGGATGACAAAGGCCGTTGTTTCTATATGGAGAAATCAGGCATTTTCTCTCTTAGCGTACCAATTAACGGCGAACCAGCATCTGGCGGTAACGGCAGCACAATTGGGTTTGTTGCTGAAAACCCTGAAACAATTGATAAGTGGCACGAAGTGGGCCTTGCAAACGGCGGTACAACACTTGAAGACCCTCCGGGTGTGCGTGAAGGCGCTGGCGGCAAGCTTTATCTTGCTTACCTTCGTGATCCGAGCGGCAACAAAATCTGCGCGCTACACAGACTGGCGTAA
- a CDS encoding AraC family transcriptional regulator, whose amino-acid sequence MKHDSHTAFLEAATNIAEHTGKGADLPKAALWAVDRNSISYKKDGHHTLSLYLKGGENSYRHDQASNKGQVGRLCIMPKGQETSWEIAGPINFAHLYISDEQLDFFTSRTFERDSRLINLKDTVYKQDEILRTLMLKRLQLDYEGAATSLLAKEETTNEILYRLTTNHCSGAVPGSALKGGLSHMQLKKVMAFVDESTCASPSLEDMAEVVGLSPFHFARMFKKSCGLSPASFVMRHRLEKVKDLLVNSDKCLASISAVTGFAQQSHMTERFKRYTGTTPAKWRKGA is encoded by the coding sequence ATGAAACATGATAGCCATACAGCTTTTCTTGAAGCTGCCACCAATATAGCCGAGCATACAGGCAAAGGCGCAGACCTGCCAAAGGCTGCGCTTTGGGCAGTGGATAGAAACAGCATCAGCTATAAAAAAGATGGCCATCATACCCTCAGTCTATACCTTAAGGGCGGCGAAAACAGTTACCGCCATGATCAGGCTTCAAACAAGGGGCAGGTTGGCAGACTGTGTATTATGCCAAAAGGGCAGGAAACCAGTTGGGAAATTGCCGGGCCTATTAACTTTGCGCATCTGTATATTTCCGATGAACAGCTGGATTTCTTCACCAGCCGCACATTTGAGCGGGATAGCAGGCTGATCAACCTCAAAGACACAGTTTATAAGCAAGATGAAATACTGCGCACTTTGATGCTAAAGCGCCTGCAGCTGGACTATGAAGGAGCAGCTACCAGTTTGCTGGCCAAAGAAGAAACCACCAATGAAATTCTCTACAGGCTTACCACCAACCACTGCAGTGGTGCGGTTCCGGGTTCAGCACTTAAAGGTGGGCTTTCTCATATGCAACTGAAGAAGGTGATGGCGTTTGTTGATGAAAGCACATGTGCGAGCCCAAGCCTTGAAGATATGGCTGAAGTTGTTGGCCTAAGCCCCTTTCATTTTGCTCGCATGTTCAAGAAAAGCTGTGGCCTTTCACCCGCCAGTTTTGTTATGCGCCACCGCTTGGAAAAAGTGAAAGACCTTCTGGTAAATTCAGACAAATGCCTCGCATCCATCAGCGCAGTCACTGGCTTTGCCCAGCAAAGCCATATGACCGAACGTTTCAAGCGCTATACAGGCACTACACCTGCAAAGTGGCGTAAGGGAGCCTAA
- the yghU gene encoding glutathione-dependent disulfide-bond oxidoreductase: MAQELSDYTPDEVWTWNQGNGGKFANINRPISGATKEQDLPKGEHDLQLYSLATPNGVKVTVLLEELLELGKLDADYDAWLVNISEGDQFGSGFVGVNPNSKIPALLDHSTTPATRVFESGSILMYLAEKFGAFMPEDHKARTECINWLMWQMGSAPYLGGGFGHFYAYAPVKIEYAVDRFSMEVKRQLDVLDKHLADNTYMAGDEYSIADMAIWAWYGILVMGKLYDAAKYLSVHEYTNVVRWAEAIAARPAVKRGIKVNRVWGDEADQLPNRHSREDFEKLAKATAAE; encoded by the coding sequence ATGGCACAGGAACTTTCTGATTACACCCCCGATGAAGTCTGGACATGGAACCAAGGCAACGGTGGCAAATTCGCGAATATTAACCGCCCCATTTCTGGTGCAACAAAAGAGCAAGATCTTCCGAAAGGTGAGCATGACTTGCAGCTTTATTCACTTGCGACACCAAACGGTGTGAAGGTTACCGTGCTTCTTGAAGAGCTACTGGAGCTTGGCAAACTGGATGCAGATTATGACGCATGGCTTGTGAACATCTCTGAAGGTGATCAGTTCGGTTCAGGCTTTGTGGGCGTGAACCCAAATTCCAAAATCCCAGCACTCCTGGACCATTCAACAACACCGGCAACACGCGTGTTTGAAAGTGGTTCCATCCTTATGTATCTCGCAGAAAAATTCGGTGCCTTTATGCCGGAAGATCATAAAGCCCGCACAGAGTGCATAAACTGGCTTATGTGGCAAATGGGTAGCGCACCATACCTTGGTGGCGGCTTTGGTCATTTCTATGCCTACGCGCCTGTGAAAATTGAATATGCGGTTGATCGTTTCTCTATGGAAGTGAAACGTCAGCTTGATGTGCTTGATAAGCATTTAGCAGATAACACCTATATGGCTGGCGATGAATATTCCATCGCTGATATGGCGATCTGGGCATGGTACGGCATTTTGGTAATGGGCAAGCTTTATGATGCTGCCAAATACCTTTCTGTACATGAATATACAAACGTGGTGCGCTGGGCAGAAGCAATTGCCGCCCGCCCTGCCGTGAAACGCGGTATCAAGGTAAACCGTGTGTGGGGCGATGAAGCGGACCAGCTTCCAAACCGCCACAGCCGCGAAGATTTTGAAAAGCTGGCGAAAGCAACAGCTGCAGAATAA
- a CDS encoding N-formylglutamate amidohydrolase produces MTVSPQHPAFVLTPPEDQHTAFVFAAPHSGRLYPESFRARSILSDAELRQSEDAFVDELFSWVPKKGACLLAATHARAYLDLNRAAGELDPNLFSPPLDPGRLDISHRVRSGLGIIPSIVAEGAYIYKEPLPAREAEKRVKEIHAPYHGKLHELLDNRRKRFGSAFLVDCHSMPSEASPITGKSKHPDIILGDSWGSACAAQLTATAEKALLDAGFHVRRNVPYSGGYSTQHYGNPNARLHALQIEINRSLYMNERTYEKLPQFEGVKAALEKAMSQVIAAFSASISSASGPNLKNAAE; encoded by the coding sequence ATGACAGTTTCACCGCAACATCCGGCCTTTGTTCTTACACCGCCTGAAGACCAGCACACGGCTTTTGTGTTCGCAGCTCCCCACAGTGGGCGGCTGTATCCCGAAAGTTTTCGTGCACGGTCTATTCTTTCAGATGCAGAATTGAGGCAATCAGAAGATGCGTTTGTTGATGAACTGTTCAGTTGGGTGCCAAAGAAAGGCGCTTGCCTTCTGGCGGCAACACATGCACGTGCTTATCTGGATTTGAACCGCGCGGCAGGTGAGCTGGACCCAAATCTGTTTTCGCCTCCGCTTGACCCTGGCAGGTTGGATATCAGCCACCGGGTACGGTCAGGGTTAGGGATCATTCCCTCCATCGTGGCAGAAGGTGCTTATATTTATAAAGAGCCACTGCCAGCCCGCGAGGCAGAAAAGCGTGTGAAGGAAATCCACGCGCCCTATCACGGCAAACTTCACGAACTTCTGGATAACAGGCGCAAACGGTTTGGCAGCGCATTTCTGGTTGATTGTCATTCAATGCCTTCGGAAGCCAGCCCGATTACAGGCAAATCAAAACATCCGGATATTATTCTGGGGGACAGTTGGGGAAGTGCGTGTGCCGCACAGCTTACAGCAACAGCGGAAAAAGCCCTTCTGGATGCCGGTTTCCATGTGCGGCGCAATGTGCCCTATTCAGGCGGGTATTCCACCCAGCATTACGGCAACCCGAACGCGCGGCTCCATGCGCTACAGATTGAAATCAACCGCTCCCTTTACATGAATGAGCGTACCTATGAAAAATTACCTCAGTTTGAAGGGGTAAAAGCAGCGCTTGAAAAAGCAATGTCGCAAGTGATAGCGGCCTTTTCAGCTTCCATTTCTTCAGCGTCAGGACCCAACCTGAAAAATGCCGCGGAATAA
- a CDS encoding CPBP family intramembrane glutamic endopeptidase: MFKKYPLFPQELSFKRKSWPWITPLLALLIIGFGQAIAFVPVIETGLIPKERLESYPEILYMLFAGFGAMVLLLTLWVKLFEGRSMAGMGLSLKDKPVGEVLKGLFFGVFMSGSIVGLVYILGGYELEIDSRIGFEGIVIVTLLLSGFMIQSSTEELIFRGWLFGRLSEQYGLVVGIAVNAALFILLHLPGVDFASITAFDTGIYFIGMFLFSLYPSLMVINDGSVWRAGAWHAGWNWFFITGFGLATTGIDLGTVPIVADLQAVEGQPRWLTGGEYGPEASAMMMLVLATASAFEWRKYKDKKSVLAAVEEGA, from the coding sequence ATGTTTAAAAAATACCCTCTCTTTCCACAGGAATTAAGTTTTAAAAGAAAAAGCTGGCCGTGGATCACACCACTTCTCGCGCTTCTGATTATCGGATTTGGTCAGGCAATTGCTTTTGTACCGGTTATAGAAACTGGTTTGATCCCGAAAGAGCGGCTCGAGAGTTATCCTGAAATTCTTTACATGCTCTTTGCCGGTTTTGGCGCAATGGTGCTGCTCCTTACCCTGTGGGTAAAACTGTTTGAAGGCCGCAGTATGGCGGGCATGGGCTTAAGCCTGAAGGACAAGCCAGTTGGTGAAGTGTTGAAAGGGCTGTTTTTTGGCGTTTTCATGTCAGGCTCTATTGTGGGGCTTGTATATATATTGGGCGGCTACGAGCTTGAGATCGATAGCCGGATCGGTTTCGAAGGCATCGTTATCGTTACACTGCTGCTCAGCGGTTTTATGATCCAGTCAAGCACAGAGGAATTGATATTCAGAGGGTGGCTGTTTGGCCGCCTGAGCGAACAATACGGCTTAGTGGTCGGTATCGCTGTTAACGCTGCGCTTTTTATTCTTCTTCATCTGCCGGGGGTAGATTTTGCCAGTATCACAGCATTTGATACGGGCATCTATTTTATTGGAATGTTCCTGTTTTCCCTATATCCAAGCTTGATGGTGATTAATGATGGTTCCGTATGGCGTGCCGGTGCATGGCATGCTGGCTGGAACTGGTTTTTCATCACGGGTTTTGGGCTTGCAACTACGGGGATTGATCTGGGAACGGTGCCGATTGTGGCAGACCTGCAAGCTGTTGAAGGCCAGCCGAGGTGGCTAACGGGTGGTGAATACGGGCCTGAAGCAAGTGCTATGATGATGCTTGTACTCGCTACAGCGTCTGCGTTCGAATGGCGAAAATATAAGGATAAGAAATCTGTTTTGGCTGCGGTGGAAGAGGGGGCTTAG
- a CDS encoding HupE/UreJ family protein: MVPEMALAHGVDDKTRVFLENNTGVQFIPFLYIGAKHMVTGYDHLLFLLGVIFFLYRPKDILLYVSMFTIGHSLTLLFGVIADVGVNAYIIDAIIGLSVVYKGFDNLGGFKRLLGHSPNPKIAVLIFGLFHGFGLATKIQEFSLPQDGLFTNLIAFNIGVELGQFTALAFILLIISYWRRHKSFLKFSTTTNTLLMSAGFMLMGYQLVGFAVS, translated from the coding sequence ATGGTGCCAGAGATGGCTTTGGCACACGGTGTTGATGATAAAACTCGGGTCTTCCTCGAGAATAACACCGGTGTGCAGTTTATTCCGTTCCTCTATATCGGGGCGAAGCATATGGTCACGGGATATGATCATCTGCTGTTCCTTTTGGGGGTTATCTTCTTTCTGTATAGGCCGAAGGATATTCTCCTTTACGTAAGCATGTTCACCATTGGGCACTCTCTAACGTTGCTCTTTGGTGTAATCGCTGATGTGGGCGTGAATGCGTATATCATTGATGCCATCATTGGCCTTTCAGTGGTTTATAAGGGTTTTGATAATCTTGGTGGTTTCAAGCGTTTGTTGGGGCATTCGCCTAACCCTAAAATTGCTGTGCTGATCTTTGGTTTGTTCCACGGGTTTGGGTTAGCCACAAAGATTCAGGAATTTTCCCTGCCGCAGGACGGTCTTTTCACCAATCTGATTGCTTTCAATATTGGGGTGGAACTGGGGCAGTTCACGGCGTTGGCCTTTATATTGCTGATTATCAGTTATTGGCGCAGGCATAAAAGTTTCCTGAAGTTTTCCACCACCACTAATACGCTGCTGATGAGCGCGGGTTTCATGCTTATGGGATACCAGCTTGTCGGCTTTGCTGTCTCTTAA
- a CDS encoding DUF6488 family protein — MTKFITALLVAITLSFTALAHDGHGEISDKKAKSIAEITLRKMTFKDMGFEVGKLGKAWNAIKSENASIYQKLEKEIIVRVRHPETAQVVFVIMSKEGRIKDVKGAPTP, encoded by the coding sequence ATGACTAAATTTATCACAGCCCTTTTGGTGGCAATCACTCTCTCATTCACTGCGCTCGCGCATGATGGGCACGGCGAAATTTCAGATAAGAAAGCCAAATCAATTGCGGAAATCACACTGCGTAAGATGACGTTCAAGGATATGGGTTTTGAAGTGGGTAAACTCGGCAAAGCTTGGAATGCAATTAAATCTGAGAATGCCAGCATCTACCAGAAGCTTGAAAAAGAAATCATTGTACGGGTACGCCATCCTGAAACGGCACAGGTGGTATTTGTGATTATGAGCAAAGAAGGCCGTATTAAAGATGTGAAAGGCGCCCCAACGCCTTAA
- a CDS encoding NADPH-dependent F420 reductase, giving the protein MKVGIIGAGNVGSRLAALISAAGHEVVVGNRDGDTPIEAAVKHGDIIIVAIHYAATADVLTKYADQLEGKILVDATNPLNEDWSPMLLGETSSAAEETAKLVPGVKVVKAFNTIFADVMTAEHQNRNGSLTTAFVASDDQDAMEQVANLAASMGFAPITINKLSAARYLEAVAHLNIELAVGQGGGTNAAFIYHRG; this is encoded by the coding sequence ATGAAAGTTGGTATTATTGGCGCAGGCAATGTTGGCTCCCGCCTCGCAGCCCTCATCAGCGCGGCAGGCCATGAAGTAGTTGTAGGCAACCGGGATGGCGATACACCGATTGAAGCAGCAGTAAAACACGGTGATATTATCATTGTGGCAATTCATTATGCCGCTACTGCAGATGTGCTCACCAAGTATGCAGATCAACTGGAAGGAAAAATTCTGGTGGATGCCACTAACCCACTGAATGAAGATTGGTCTCCTATGCTGCTTGGTGAAACATCATCTGCGGCAGAAGAAACTGCAAAACTGGTGCCGGGCGTAAAAGTAGTGAAAGCCTTCAATACAATCTTTGCAGATGTAATGACGGCAGAGCACCAGAACAGGAACGGCAGCCTTACCACTGCCTTTGTAGCATCAGATGATCAAGACGCGATGGAGCAAGTGGCAAATCTAGCGGCCAGCATGGGCTTTGCCCCAATTACCATCAATAAGCTTTCGGCTGCACGTTATCTGGAAGCTGTTGCACATCTGAACATTGAACTAGCGGTTGGCCAGGGCGGCGGTACAAACGCAGCCTTTATTTACCACCGCGGGTAA
- a CDS encoding serine hydrolase: protein MKKTNVKQPILRALTGVAVSALMTVASVADDVNFDIRLEKLAEALEEKRQELHIPGMAVAIIKDDKIIMARGFGKSDLEAGTAVTPETVFGIGSTSKAFTSTLVGMLADEGKLAWDDAATKYIPWFTPQLKGAEDDLTIRDMLSHRSGISRNDILWASGKVGREAMMRESLDAEPLTPFRKQFNYNNVMYVATGMASAKAVGAHDWDTLLETRILEPLDMDSTTSRDARVDEVGTHAKGYRWNEDTGSYTLLERKNTDNIGAAGGIHSNVLDMANWVRFHLNKGSFKGEKLLSDAQYGEMWNTQIQVGGGATYGLGWFLREWEGKKIVEHGGNILGYAAQVALMPEENLGFVLLANVTASPLQQGSMPLVWDMLLGEEAEGGASESFDTFIGEYTANFGPFNNATFTVKEQNGRLAVDVPGQQVFELKAPDEEGKRYFVITNQVAVSFDGAENGKANQLKMYQNGMTFELPRKGVTVKAEVDIETLQPFVGDYEAGRLPAPIKAQIVNNRLAIDVPGEMVYELHLPDEKGHRQFRVNPQLSAKFTVGDSGAVEKLAIYRGERKALEATRANKADAGPQLPTADDIAKLRKVKEQVAAFQKAGGFRFKGTLTMKQAGVSGTLENIVPNEDSFEQHVDFGDYGQIRTVVNPEKAFMDNLGDKQNLTGIYETQVRRDHPLAGLDWATYYDQVLVVGQREHKGRKVLALRLKKEGLPDVRIMLDAETGDVLRARGRVLNQVTGPIPFETTFSDYRDVNGLRIPFKVNQFTPMAGNILIEYESVEPIAD from the coding sequence ATGAAGAAAACCAATGTAAAACAGCCTATACTCCGTGCATTAACGGGAGTGGCAGTTTCCGCACTGATGACTGTCGCCTCAGTGGCAGATGATGTAAATTTTGATATACGGCTTGAGAAGCTTGCTGAAGCGCTTGAAGAAAAACGTCAGGAACTGCATATCCCCGGTATGGCAGTAGCCATCATTAAAGATGATAAAATCATCATGGCGCGGGGGTTCGGGAAAAGTGATCTGGAAGCTGGCACAGCCGTAACCCCTGAAACGGTGTTTGGCATTGGTTCTACATCTAAAGCATTTACCTCAACCCTTGTTGGTATGCTGGCGGATGAAGGTAAGCTAGCGTGGGATGATGCTGCAACCAAGTATATCCCTTGGTTCACACCGCAGCTTAAAGGTGCGGAGGATGACCTGACAATTCGGGATATGCTTTCCCACCGTAGTGGTATTTCAAGGAATGATATCTTGTGGGCTAGCGGGAAAGTAGGCCGTGAAGCTATGATGCGGGAATCCCTTGATGCAGAGCCGCTTACACCATTCCGCAAGCAGTTTAATTATAACAACGTAATGTATGTAGCAACTGGCATGGCATCTGCGAAAGCTGTAGGCGCTCATGATTGGGATACACTTCTTGAAACCCGTATTCTTGAACCGCTTGATATGGATAGCACTACATCGCGGGATGCGCGTGTTGATGAAGTGGGGACCCATGCCAAGGGATACCGCTGGAATGAAGATACGGGCAGTTACACTCTGCTTGAGCGCAAAAACACAGATAATATTGGTGCAGCGGGTGGTATCCACTCCAATGTGCTTGATATGGCAAACTGGGTACGTTTCCACTTGAATAAGGGCTCCTTTAAAGGTGAAAAACTGCTGAGCGATGCGCAGTATGGTGAAATGTGGAATACCCAGATACAGGTAGGCGGCGGTGCAACATACGGCCTTGGTTGGTTCCTGCGTGAATGGGAAGGCAAGAAGATTGTTGAACACGGCGGCAATATTCTGGGATATGCGGCTCAGGTTGCTTTGATGCCGGAAGAAAATCTGGGTTTTGTACTGCTGGCAAACGTAACCGCAAGCCCTTTGCAGCAAGGTTCTATGCCACTTGTATGGGACATGCTCTTGGGCGAGGAAGCTGAAGGTGGCGCTAGCGAAAGCTTTGACACTTTCATTGGTGAATATACCGCGAATTTTGGCCCGTTCAACAATGCAACCTTCACAGTGAAGGAACAAAATGGTCGTCTGGCTGTTGATGTGCCGGGCCAGCAAGTGTTTGAACTGAAGGCGCCTGATGAAGAAGGTAAGCGCTATTTTGTGATTACTAATCAGGTTGCGGTTTCATTTGACGGTGCTGAAAACGGCAAGGCGAACCAACTGAAGATGTACCAAAACGGCATGACCTTTGAGCTGCCGCGTAAAGGTGTAACTGTTAAGGCAGAAGTAGATATTGAAACACTTCAACCGTTTGTTGGAGATTATGAGGCAGGCCGCCTGCCAGCGCCAATTAAAGCACAAATCGTGAATAACAGGCTGGCAATCGATGTGCCGGGTGAAATGGTTTATGAACTTCATTTGCCTGATGAAAAAGGCCACCGTCAGTTCCGGGTTAACCCGCAACTGAGTGCGAAGTTTACAGTGGGCGATAGTGGGGCCGTGGAAAAGCTGGCTATTTACCGTGGTGAACGGAAAGCGTTGGAAGCAACACGAGCAAACAAGGCCGACGCTGGCCCACAGCTACCTACCGCTGATGATATTGCGAAACTCCGTAAAGTTAAGGAGCAGGTTGCGGCTTTCCAAAAAGCTGGTGGGTTCCGATTTAAGGGAACACTTACCATGAAGCAGGCTGGTGTTTCCGGCACTCTCGAAAACATCGTTCCAAACGAAGATAGCTTCGAACAGCATGTGGATTTTGGGGATTACGGCCAAATTCGCACCGTTGTAAATCCTGAAAAGGCATTCATGGATAACCTTGGTGATAAACAAAATCTGACGGGGATTTATGAAACGCAAGTAAGACGTGATCACCCACTCGCGGGGCTTGATTGGGCAACCTATTATGATCAGGTGTTGGTTGTTGGGCAGCGCGAGCATAAGGGACGTAAAGTCCTTGCACTGCGCCTGAAGAAAGAAGGCTTGCCTGATGTGCGCATAATGCTGGATGCGGAAACAGGTGATGTCCTAAGGGCAAGAGGCCGGGTTCTTAATCAGGTTACAGGGCCAATCCCGTTTGAAACTACATTCAGTGATTACCGTGATGTGAACGGTTTGCGTATTCCTTTCAAAGTTAATCAGTTCACACCAATGGCTGGTAATATTCTGATTGAATATGAAAGTGTTGAACCGATCGCAGATTAA
- a CDS encoding dienelactone hydrolase family protein — protein sequence MCDELTEKDAERFLANRDAINRRDFGKLGAAALLTAMVPKAAFAGAVTETTVQVTMPDGISDCYFVHPSSGKHPGVLMWPDIKGLRPVYQTVAKQLAEAGYSVLLVNPYYRDAKAPVVDPSASFSDDGILDYLRDLAWKLTHEVVTSDAKAYINFLDQQASVDPERKIGTMGYCMAGELVVLTAAAVPHRVGAVASFHGSRSMVTKGPNSPHLLISKSSAPALHAVAENDDERSPETKEIIRAAYKAAGIPAEIEVYKDTLHGWCTPDFHGYHKKQAAKAWTRLLHLFGNALA from the coding sequence GTGTGTGATGAATTAACAGAAAAAGATGCAGAGCGTTTCCTTGCAAACCGCGACGCTATAAACAGGCGAGATTTTGGTAAACTGGGCGCAGCGGCACTCCTTACCGCAATGGTACCAAAAGCCGCCTTCGCTGGTGCTGTAACCGAAACGACCGTCCAGGTAACAATGCCTGATGGTATCTCTGATTGTTATTTCGTGCACCCATCCAGCGGCAAACACCCTGGCGTTCTCATGTGGCCTGATATCAAGGGATTACGTCCCGTATATCAAACGGTGGCCAAACAGCTGGCTGAAGCCGGATATTCCGTACTTCTGGTAAACCCATATTACCGTGATGCAAAAGCCCCTGTGGTGGACCCAAGCGCCAGCTTTAGCGATGACGGCATACTGGATTATTTAAGAGATCTGGCATGGAAGCTTACCCACGAAGTCGTCACTTCAGACGCAAAAGCCTATATCAATTTCCTTGATCAACAGGCCAGTGTGGACCCTGAACGTAAAATCGGCACCATGGGTTACTGTATGGCTGGTGAACTTGTGGTGCTCACCGCAGCTGCTGTGCCGCACCGTGTTGGGGCCGTCGCTTCATTCCACGGCAGCCGCAGCATGGTAACAAAGGGGCCAAACAGCCCCCATCTCCTCATATCAAAATCATCTGCCCCCGCCCTTCACGCGGTCGCAGAAAATGATGATGAAAGATCACCTGAAACCAAAGAGATTATAAGGGCAGCTTATAAAGCCGCTGGTATCCCCGCCGAAATTGAAGTGTATAAAGACACTCTTCACGGCTGGTGCACACCGGATTTCCACGGATATCATAAAAAGCAAGCCGCCAAGGCATGGACCCGCCTATTGCATCTATTCGGCAACGCATTGGCTTGA
- a CDS encoding helix-turn-helix domain-containing protein, whose translation MEIFPTDAQPDAFVARCPSRQVLVRLAEKWTMLAIVALAEGPVRFGELKRKVEGVSQKMLTQTLRNLEQDKLITRQIYDEMPLRVEYELTALGRDLLPLIQAIKDWTEVHFREIVGEAE comes from the coding sequence ATGGAGATTTTTCCAACTGATGCACAGCCGGATGCTTTTGTCGCGCGCTGCCCATCAAGGCAAGTACTTGTAAGACTTGCAGAAAAATGGACCATGCTGGCTATTGTTGCTCTTGCTGAAGGACCGGTAAGATTTGGGGAGCTTAAGCGCAAGGTTGAAGGTGTTTCCCAGAAAATGCTTACTCAGACGCTAAGGAATCTGGAACAGGATAAACTGATCACTCGTCAGATTTATGACGAAATGCCTTTGAGAGTGGAGTATGAATTAACAGCTTTGGGGCGTGATTTATTGCCACTTATTCAGGCAATCAAAGATTGGACTGAGGTCCATTTTAGAGAGATTGTTGGCGAGGCTGAATAG
- a CDS encoding FAD-dependent oxidoreductase, whose translation MVSEVRDIQCLSVYYRWYKHREPELHNRRNILKFSIALLLSGVASKAFTTRLSTKATSKNIKGKTIIVIGAGIAGLSAAQTLKDQGAKVIVLEAGNYVGGRIKTDVSMGAPFEYGAGWIHGPSNNNPIQQLAKQVNASTFVTKDDNLEVFDIEEGSIPDAEYERIDDLYERLVEELYYKVNRSDQRSIKEVINDIDPSILQDPIAKWLLSAFVEFDIGAGIEDISAALAFADEAFKGDDVIFTNGYDSILQPLMDGLDIHLNNPVRSVSYSKSGVQVNEYTADYAICTVPLGVLKANHIKFTPSLPATLEEAISELGFGTVTKIALKFEDAFWDVDTQYFGVLTEPKGRWNYWLNYRTFSDENILLGLSFGRYAPLADKMTPEEMAQDALSVLRSVWGKAVGQPLSILTTHWSENPNFKGAYSYPQVGGTKSQYEIFKEPIKDRLFFAGEHTIFEYHSTTHGALLSGLRAAKAILDIQ comes from the coding sequence ATGGTCAGTGAAGTAAGAGACATTCAATGTTTATCCGTTTATTACAGATGGTATAAACATAGGGAGCCTGAATTGCATAACCGGCGAAACATCCTTAAATTCAGCATCGCGTTATTATTGTCGGGAGTGGCCTCCAAAGCTTTTACTACTCGCCTTAGCACCAAAGCCACATCGAAAAATATTAAGGGAAAAACCATTATTGTCATTGGTGCAGGTATCGCGGGATTATCTGCCGCGCAAACTTTGAAGGACCAAGGCGCTAAAGTTATAGTACTTGAAGCAGGAAATTATGTTGGCGGGCGCATAAAAACAGATGTTTCGATGGGCGCCCCTTTTGAATATGGCGCGGGCTGGATACATGGCCCAAGCAATAACAACCCCATCCAACAGCTAGCCAAGCAAGTTAACGCATCCACTTTCGTAACCAAAGACGACAATCTGGAAGTTTTTGATATCGAAGAAGGATCAATACCCGATGCCGAATATGAACGCATTGATGACCTTTACGAACGATTAGTTGAAGAGCTTTACTATAAGGTAAATCGTTCTGATCAACGCAGTATTAAAGAAGTAATTAACGATATTGATCCCAGCATACTTCAAGACCCCATAGCTAAGTGGCTTTTATCAGCTTTTGTAGAGTTTGATATCGGCGCAGGCATTGAAGACATCTCTGCGGCTCTTGCATTTGCAGATGAAGCATTCAAAGGGGATGATGTTATTTTCACAAATGGATATGATAGTATCCTTCAACCCCTTATGGATGGATTAGATATTCACCTAAACAATCCGGTGAGATCTGTTTCCTATAGCAAATCCGGTGTTCAAGTAAATGAATACACAGCTGATTATGCAATCTGCACCGTGCCGTTAGGAGTACTGAAAGCTAACCATATTAAATTTACTCCCTCTCTGCCTGCCACATTAGAGGAAGCTATATCCGAACTTGGTTTTGGCACCGTAACCAAAATAGCTCTGAAATTCGAAGATGCCTTCTGGGACGTAGATACTCAATATTTTGGCGTTTTAACCGAACCCAAAGGGCGTTGGAATTATTGGCTTAATTACCGAACTTTCAGCGATGAAAATATTCTTCTAGGTTTATCCTTTGGCCGCTATGCACCATTGGCTGACAAAATGACCCCGGAAGAAATGGCGCAAGACGCCCTAAGTGTTTTACGTTCCGTTTGGGGTAAGGCAGTTGGACAACCTCTTTCAATTTTAACAACGCATTGGTCCGAAAATCCCAATTTCAAGGGCGCCTATTCATACCCACAGGTTGGGGGCACTAAATCACAATATGAAATATTCAAAGAACCTATAAAGGATCGCCTCTTTTTTGCTGGCGAACACACAATATTTGAGTATCACAGCACAACTCATGGCGCTCTACTGTCAGGTTTGCGGGCGGCCAAAGCTATTCTTGATATCCAATAA